Proteins encoded together in one Numida meleagris isolate 19003 breed g44 Domestic line chromosome 17, NumMel1.0, whole genome shotgun sequence window:
- the FAM20A gene encoding pseudokinase FAM20A (The sequence of the model RefSeq protein was modified relative to this genomic sequence to represent the inferred CDS: added 42 bases not found in genome assembly), translating to ASSSSSSPLRRLFAHPLYRAAAPPGPAEPLLGAREALRYYRRKAARWNRRHKLYRQEFNLTAGAALLPLRPEASWLQFHLGITRDGLYPRSSPTVSRLLQDMHNFATVSADYSQDEKALLGACDCSQIVKPSGVHLKLVLRFQDFGKAMFKPMRQKREEETPEDFFYFVDFQRHNAEIAAFHLDRILDFRRVPPTVGRLINITKEILEVTRNEILQSVFFVSPASNVCFFAKCPYMCKTEYAVCGNPHLLEGSLSAFLPSLNLAPRLSIPNPWIRSYSLDGKEEWEVNPLYCDTVREIYPYSSGNRLLNIVDMAIFDFLIGNMDRHHYEMFTKFGDDGFLLHLDNARGFGRHSHDEISILAPLSQCCVIKRTTLQRLQLLAEPEYQLSAVMRESLLQDPLAPVLTEPHLLALDRRLQLILKAVRRCIDTHGEAKVVANDTRQPEAPASDRVKLST from the exons CCCACCCGCTGTAccgcgccgccgccccgccgggccccgccgAGCCGCTGCTGGGCGCCCGCGAAGCTCTGCGCTACTACCGGCGGAAGGCGGCCCGCTGGAACAG GAGACACAAGCTCTACAGGCAGGAGTTCAACCTTACAGCCGGGGCCGCACTGCTCCCGCTGCGTCCCGAAGCCAGCTGGCTGCAGTTCCACCTGGGCATCACCCGGGATGGGCTGTACCCTCGCTCCAGCCCCACCGTCAGCAGACTGCTGCAGGACATGCATAACTTTGCCACCGTCAGCGCTG ACTACAGCCAGGATGAGAAagctctgctgggagcctgCGACTGCAGCCAGA TCGTGAAGCCCAGCGGCGTGCACCTGAAGCTGGTACTCAGGTTCCAGGACTTCGGCAAAGCCATGTTCAAGCCCATGAG GCAGAAACGCGAGGAGGAGACGCCCGAGGACTTCTTCTACTTCGTGGATTTCCAGCGGCACAATGCTGAGATTGCAGCCTTCCACCTGGACAG GATCCTGGATTTCCGCCGGGTGCCCCCCACTGTCGGGAGGCTGATCAACATCACCAAGGAGATCCTGGAAGTCACCAGGAATGAAATCCTGCAGAGCGTCTTCTTCGTCTCGCCAG CCAGCAACGTGTGCTTCTTTGCCAAGTGCCCATACATGTGCAAGACAGAGTACGCGGTGTGCGGGAACCCCCACCTGCTGGAAGGGTCCCTGTCCGCCTTCCTGCCATCCCTCAACCTGGCGCCGCGGCTCTCCATCCCAAACCCATGGATCCGCTCCTACTCGTTAGATGGAAAAGAGGA GTGGGAGGTGAATCCACTCTACTGTGACACCGTGAGGGAGATCTACCCCTACAGCAGTGGCAACCGCCTGCTTAACATCGTTGACATGGCCATATTTGACTTCCTGATAG GGAACATGGACCGCCACCACTATGAGATGTTCACCAAGTTTGGAGACGACGGCTTCCTCCTGCACCTGGACAACGCCAGGGG GTTCGGGCGGCATTCTCACGATGAAATCTCCATCCTGGCCCCGCTCTCCCAGTGCTGTGT aatAAAGCGGACGACGCTGCAGCGCCTGCAACTGCTAGCTGAGCCCGAGTACCAGCTGAGTGCTGTGATGAGGGAATCCCTCCTGCAGGATCCCCTGGCGCCCGTCCTTACTGAGCCCCACCTCCTGGCCTTAGACCGACGGCTACAGCTCATCCTGAAAGCCGTGAGGAGGTGCATAGACACGCATGGAGAAGCCAAGGTGGTGGCCAACGACACCAGGCAGCCCGAGGCTCCCGCGTCCGACAGAGTGAAGCTGAGCACTTAA